The following proteins are co-located in the Vigna unguiculata cultivar IT97K-499-35 chromosome 9, ASM411807v1, whole genome shotgun sequence genome:
- the LOC114196294 gene encoding BURP domain protein USPL1-like, with the protein MYKCMNFMSWFLFIHLLVTLCSYGCRGREISEVISEVAVEEGHHHNHMDPSVMVFFTLKDLRVGKRMAIHFPKRDPAKSPKFWPKEEADSVPFSSNQLPHLLKLFSFSPHSSQATAMENTLRECESKPIKGEVKFCATSLESMLEFTQSILGVTSELQAFSTLHQTTSSVTFQNYTIQETIMEIPAPKMVACHTMPYPYAVFYCHSQESANRVYRVSLVGENGDRVEAMAVCHLDTSQWVPTHVSFQVLRITPGTSPVCHFFPADHLIWVPKPQAHGSSSI; encoded by the exons ATGTACAAGTGCATGAATTTCATGTCTTGGTTTCTCTTTATTCATCTACTAGTAACCCTG TGTTCCTATGGATGCAGAGGCAGAGAAATCTCAGAAGTTATCTCAGAAGTTGCAGTTGAAGAGGGTCATCATCATAACCATATGGATCCTTCAGTAATGGTGTTCTTCACTCTGAAAGATTTAAGGGTTGGGAAGAGAATGGCCATTCATTTTCCAAAGAGAGATCCAGCTAAGTCACCGAAGTTTTGGCCAAAAGAAGAAGCTGATTCAGTCCCTTTCTCGTCCAACCAGCTGCCACACCTTCTCAAactcttctctttctctccaCACTCTTCTCAAGCCACGGCCATGGAGAACACGCTAAGGGAGTGTGAGAGCAAACCCATCAAAGGAGAGGTAAAGTTCTGCGCCACCTCCTTAGAATCCATGCTTGAATTCACACAGAGCATTCTCGGGGTGACATCAGAACTCCAAGCTTTTTCCACCTTGCACCAGACCACGTCAAGTGTGACTTTCCAAAACTACACTATCCAAGAAACCATCATGGAAATCCCAGCTCCAAAAATGGTGGCTTGTCACACCATGCCGTACCCTTATGCTGTTTTTTACTGCCATAGCCAAGAAAGTGCGAATAGGGTATATAGGGTCTCACTGGTTGGCGAAAATGGCGATAGAGTGGAAGCCATGGCTGTTTGTCACTTAGATACCTCACAGTGGGTACCTACTCATGTTTCATTTCAGGTGCTTCGGATCACTCCTGGAACCTCTCCCGTGTGCCATTTCTTCCCTGCGGATCATCTCATTTGGGTCCCTAAACCACAAGCTCACGGTTCTTCAAGCATATGA
- the LOC114196295 gene encoding uncharacterized protein LOC114196295: MKSNVAVFVVFSLLLVGSLSSARKDLDGYWKETMKEQPMPEAIKDLIEDSQVSETGKDRFIRDFDVKPNVILYHTHVVSMKQTQKNQD; this comes from the exons ATGAAGTCCAATGTTGCTGTGTTCGTagttttctctcttctcctG GTTGGGAGTTTGAGCAGCGCAAGAAAAGACCTAGACGGGTATTGGAAGGAGACGATGAAGGAGCAACCTATGCCAGAAGCAATTAAAGACCTTATCGAGGATTCCCAGGTATCAGAAACAGGGAAGGATCGTTTCATCAGAGACTTCGATGTTAAGCCTAATGTCATATTGTATCACACCCATGTTGTCTCCATGAAACAGACGCAGAAGAATCAAGATTGA